In Electrophorus electricus isolate fEleEle1 chromosome 6, fEleEle1.pri, whole genome shotgun sequence, a single genomic region encodes these proteins:
- the pisd gene encoding phosphatidylserine decarboxylase proenzyme, mitochondrial isoform X3, with translation MCQQSLKQQQQQQSQRSRVGKWLQFPQLALRRRLGQLSCMSRPTARLRSWPLSFLYYILPFGALKPLAKVGWRPTSRVTIYKSIPTRLLSRAWGRLNQVDLPTWLRKPIYSLYIWTFGVNMKEAAVEDLQHYRNLGEFFRRKLKPHARPVCDSHCVISPADGKILHFGRVKNCEVEQVKGVTYSLETFLGPCTWAESIAINRNEDHSSFQDLLVTKEGNELFHCVVYLAPGDYHCFHSPTDWRVAHRRHFPGSLMSVNPGVARWIKELFCHNERVVLSGEWTHGFFSLTAVGATNVGSIRIYFDKELHTNNPRYNKGSYNDLSYVSNNNQEGMCMRKGEHLGEFNLGSTIVLLFEAPQDFTFSLTPGQKIHFGEPLGSI, from the exons GTTACAGTTCCCCCAGTTGGCCTTGCGGCGGCGCCTTGGCCAGCTGAGCTGCATGTCCCGGCCCACCGCCCGCCTGCGCTCATGGCCACTCTCCTTCCTCTACTACATCTTGCCATTTGGAGCGCTTAAGCCCCTTGCCAAGGTGGGATGGCGCCCCACCAGCAGA GTTACCATATATAAATCCATACCTACAAGGCTACTCTCCAGAGCTTGGGGCCGGTTAAACCAGGTCGACCTTCCCACCTGGTTAAGAAAGCCCATCTATAGCCTGTACATATGGACGTTTGGCGTGAACATGAAGGAGGCTGCTGTGGAGGACCTGCAGCACTACAGGAACCTGGGAGAGTTCTTCAGACGCAAGCTCAAACCACATGCCCGACCCGTTTGTGACTCCCACTGTGTG ATAAGCCCGGCTGATGGCAAGATCCTGCACTTTGGCAGAGTAAAGAACTgtgaggtggagcaggtgaAGGGGGTCACCTACTCTCTTGAGACGTTTCTTGGCCCTTGCACATGGGCAGAGAGCATAGCCATTAACAGAA ATGAGGACCACAGCTCCTTCCAGGACCTTCTGGTGACAAAGGAAGGGAATGAACTGTTCCACTGTGTGGTGTATCTAGCCCCCGGAGACTACCACTGCTTCCACTCCCCCACTGATTGGAGAGTTGCACACAGGCGCCACTTCCCTG gcTCTCTGATGTCAGTGAACCCGGGTGTAGCACGGTGGATTAAAGAGCTCTTCTGTCATAATGAGCGAGTGGTGCTGAGTGGGGAATGGACACACGGCTTCTTTTCACTAACTGCCGTCGGGGCCACTAATGTTGGATCCATCCGGATCTACTTTGACAAG GAGCTGCACACAAACAATCCTCGCTACAATAAAGGTTCATACAATGACTTGAGCTATGTGTCTAACAACAACCAGGAGGGCATGTGCATGCGTAAGGGTGAGCACCTGGGTGAGTTCAACCTGGGCTCCACCATCGTACTGCTGTTTGAAGCTCCGCAGGACTTCACTTTCAGCCTCACACCAGGCCAGAAGATCCACTTTGGTGAACCTCTCGGCAGTATATGA